Proteins encoded within one genomic window of Nerophis ophidion isolate RoL-2023_Sa unplaced genomic scaffold, RoL_Noph_v1.0 HiC_scaffold_118, whole genome shotgun sequence:
- the LOC133547487 gene encoding gastrula zinc finger protein XlCGF7.1-like — translation MGKEEPQPFHIKKEEEAPHTLQMQREENNPLTSHFKEEEEEHRISQEWLEKFHLIVKSEDDEVKGESEERGGGEPPSSSSTQHMTTEADGDHCGGSQADKLLAPLSDSEDTTSHSPDTDDEDSKDDKTCHTDNTHFTCSHCHKTFKYHCSLKRHMTIHTGEKPFSCSECGTSFARNQSLKAHMRTHTGEKTFLCSICSKRFTQKAHLINHTKIHTGVKPYSCSVCGKKFTQSNDLKRHMRIHTEEKPFSCSECGKGFTQSNDLKRHMRIHTGENPFSCSECGKGFTQSNNLKEHMKIHTRKKTFFLRNLLQRICTTYLCR, via the coding sequence atgggcaaggaggagccacagcccttccacattaagaaggaagaagaGGCGCCACATACATTGCAAATGCAAAGGGAAGAAAATAACCCACTGAcctcccattttaaagaggaagaggaggaacaccgcATCAGTCAAGAATGGTTGGAGAAGTTCCATttgattgtgaagagtgaagatgatgaggtgaaaggtgaaagtgaggagaggggagggggggagcctccaagcagcagctcaacacaacacatgacaacagaagctgatggagaccactgtggaggatcacaagcagacaagctcttagctccactatcagatagtgaggacacaacgtcacactctcctgacactgatgatgaagactctaaagatgataagacatgtcacactgacaacactcacttcacgtgttctcactgtcacaaaacctttaaataccattgtagtctgaaaagacacatgacaatacacactggagaaaaacctttttcctgctcagaatgtggtacaAGTTTTGCaagaaatcaaagtttaaaagcacacatgagaacacacactggagaaaaaacatttttgtgctcAATTTGTAGTAAAAGATTCACCCAGAAGGCACATTTGATAAACCACACAAAAATACACACTGGTGTAAAACCTTATTCAtgctcagtatgtggtaaaaAATTTACACAAAGTAatgatttgaaaagacacatgagaatacacactgaagaaaaacctttttcctgctcagaatgtggtaaaggttttacacaaagtaatgatttgaaaagacacatgagaatacacactggagaaaacccgttttcctgctcagaatgtggtaaaggttttacacaaagtaataatttgaaagagcacatgaaaatacacactagaaaaaaaacgttttttttgcgCAATCTGTTGCAAAGAATTTGCACTACCTATctctgccgctag